One window from the genome of Candidatus Methylomirabilota bacterium encodes:
- a CDS encoding cytochrome c, whose amino-acid sequence MSLRHARSGAAPSAALVGLGLAVLLAVVNGGGALAAGSARETFVEVCSICHGVGGKGDGPSAAGLDPRPADFTDCAVMQKQSDATLFTIIKRGGPGAGRSTVMPAWGDSLPDGQIRDLVAVVRGFCKR is encoded by the coding sequence ATGAGCCTTCGTCACGCGCGAAGCGGGGCCGCGCCGAGCGCGGCGCTGGTCGGACTCGGCCTGGCCGTCCTGCTGGCCGTGGTCAACGGCGGCGGCGCGCTTGCCGCGGGCTCCGCCCGGGAGACGTTCGTCGAGGTCTGCTCCATCTGTCACGGCGTCGGAGGCAAGGGAGACGGGCCGAGCGCCGCCGGGCTCGACCCGCGCCCCGCCGATTTCACCGACTGTGCAGTCATGCAGAAGCAGTCGGACGCGACGCTCTTCACCATCATCAAGCGAGGCGGCCCGGGAGCAGGGCGCTCCACCGTCATGCCCGCGTGGGGCGATTCGCTCCCGGACGGGCAGATTCGCGATCTGGTCGCGGTGGTCCGTGGCTTCTGCAAGAGATAG